Proteins co-encoded in one Seriola aureovittata isolate HTS-2021-v1 ecotype China chromosome 1, ASM2101889v1, whole genome shotgun sequence genomic window:
- the ulk3 gene encoding serine/threonine-protein kinase ULK3 isoform X3 → MLQGDSREVVAVKVVAKKTLNKASTENLLTEIEILKTVRHPHIVQLKDFQWDAENIYLILEWCSGGDLSRFIRSRRILPERVARRFLQQIAACALQFLHERNISHLDLKPQNILLSGSALKLADFGFAQYMSPWDEQSALRGSPLYMAPEMVCRRQYDSRVDLWSVGVILYEALFGRAPFASRSYAELEEKIRSNQPIELPPGARVSKDCRDLLLRLLERNPDARITFAEFFTHPFVDLEHMPSAESLVKAKELVLQAIQKDQEGERSAALSLYCSALEHFVPAIHYETDRQRKDALRQKVSQYVSRAEELKALVASDNRLSFEEARTSRDVLREMSRDQPRLQAALEMASTAITKEENGLDDHVALDVYQQCLGELLLVLAAEPQGRRRELLHSEIKSLMTRAEYLKKHIMMQETQRDVSLDREPLADSVRSSCCLQ, encoded by the exons ATGTTGCAGGGGGACAGTCGAGAGGTGGTGGCAGTGAAGGTGGTTGCAAAGAAGACTTTAAACAAGGCATCTACAGAAAACCTGCTCACAGAGATTGAAATCCTCAAGACTGTGCGTCACCCTCATATAGTCCAGCTCAAAGACTTTCAG TGGGATGCTGAGAATATTTATCTGATTTTGGAGTGGTGTTCCGGTGGAGATCTCTCACGCTTCATCCGCAGTCGCAGGATTTTACCTGAGAGGGTGGCCCGCCGCTTCCTGCAACAGATAG CAGCCTGTGCCCTACAGTTTCTCCATGAACGAAACATCTCACACCTGGACTTGAAACCTCAGAATATTCTTCTCAGTGGCTCTGCCCTCAAACTAGCAG ATTTTGGTTTCGCCCAGTACATGTCACCATGGGATGAGCAGAGTGCCCTGAGAGGCTCTCCTCTTTACATGGCTCCCGAGATGGTGTGCAGACGACAGTATGACTCCAGGGTGGATCTCTGGTCAGTTGGAGTCATTCTCTACG AGGCACTGTTTGGGCGAGCACCATTCGCATCAAGGTCTTATGCTGAATTGGAGGAGAAGATCCGGAGTAACCAACCTATTGAG CTCCCTCCCGGGGCCAGGGTGTCCAAAGACTGCAGGGACCTTCTGTTGCGGCTGCTGGAGAGAAATCCAGATGCCCGGATCACCTTTGCAGAGTTCTTCACTCACCCTTTTGTGGATTTGGAGCACATGCCAAGTGCAGAGAGCCTTGTGAAAGCG AAAGAGCTTGTCCTGCAGGCCATTCAGAAGGACCAGGAGGGGGAGAGGTCGgccgctctctctctgtactgcaGTGCCCTGGAGCACTTTGTCCCCGCTATTCACT ATGAGACGGACCGTCAACGTAAAGATGCCCTCAGGCAGAAG GTCAGCCAGTATGTGTCCAGAGCCGAGGAGCTGAAAGCGCTGGTGGCCTCAGACAACAGACTGAGCTTTGAGGAGGCCCGGACCTCCAGGGATGTCCTCCGAG AAATGTCCCGAGACCAACCACGGCTGCAGGCCGCTTTGGAGATGGCCTCTACTGCCATTACTAAG GAAGAGAATGGGCTGGATGATCATGTGGCCCTGGATGTGTACCAGCAGTGCTTAGGAGAACTACTGTTGGTGCTAGCAG CTGAGCCCCAGGGCCGCAGGAGAGAGCTGCTCCACAGTGAG ATTAAAAGCCTTATGACCAGAGCTGAATACCTCAAAAAGCATATCATG aTGCAGGAGACTCAGAGAGATGTGTCTCTGGATCGAGAACCTCTTGCAGACTCTGTCAGAAGCT CCTGCTGTTTGCAGTGA
- the ulk3 gene encoding serine/threonine-protein kinase ULK3 isoform X1: MASASSFAPPKLADFILTERLGSGTYATVYKAYRKGDSREVVAVKVVAKKTLNKASTENLLTEIEILKTVRHPHIVQLKDFQWDAENIYLILEWCSGGDLSRFIRSRRILPERVARRFLQQIAACALQFLHERNISHLDLKPQNILLSGSALKLADFGFAQYMSPWDEQSALRGSPLYMAPEMVCRRQYDSRVDLWSVGVILYEALFGRAPFASRSYAELEEKIRSNQPIELPPGARVSKDCRDLLLRLLERNPDARITFAEFFTHPFVDLEHMPSAESLVKAKELVLQAIQKDQEGERSAALSLYCSALEHFVPAIHYETDRQRKDALRQKVSQYVSRAEELKALVASDNRLSFEEARTSRDVLREMSRDQPRLQAALEMASTAITKEENGLDDHVALDVYQQCLGELLLVLAAEPQGRRRELLHSEIKSLMTRAEYLKKHIMMQETQRDVSLDREPLADSVRSSCCLQ; encoded by the exons ATGGCCTCAGCCTCAAGCTTTGCTCCTCCAAAATTGGCAGACTTCATCCTCACAGAGAGGCTGGGCAGCGGTACCTATGCTACAGTCTATAAAGCCTACAGAAAG GGGGACAGTCGAGAGGTGGTGGCAGTGAAGGTGGTTGCAAAGAAGACTTTAAACAAGGCATCTACAGAAAACCTGCTCACAGAGATTGAAATCCTCAAGACTGTGCGTCACCCTCATATAGTCCAGCTCAAAGACTTTCAG TGGGATGCTGAGAATATTTATCTGATTTTGGAGTGGTGTTCCGGTGGAGATCTCTCACGCTTCATCCGCAGTCGCAGGATTTTACCTGAGAGGGTGGCCCGCCGCTTCCTGCAACAGATAG CAGCCTGTGCCCTACAGTTTCTCCATGAACGAAACATCTCACACCTGGACTTGAAACCTCAGAATATTCTTCTCAGTGGCTCTGCCCTCAAACTAGCAG ATTTTGGTTTCGCCCAGTACATGTCACCATGGGATGAGCAGAGTGCCCTGAGAGGCTCTCCTCTTTACATGGCTCCCGAGATGGTGTGCAGACGACAGTATGACTCCAGGGTGGATCTCTGGTCAGTTGGAGTCATTCTCTACG AGGCACTGTTTGGGCGAGCACCATTCGCATCAAGGTCTTATGCTGAATTGGAGGAGAAGATCCGGAGTAACCAACCTATTGAG CTCCCTCCCGGGGCCAGGGTGTCCAAAGACTGCAGGGACCTTCTGTTGCGGCTGCTGGAGAGAAATCCAGATGCCCGGATCACCTTTGCAGAGTTCTTCACTCACCCTTTTGTGGATTTGGAGCACATGCCAAGTGCAGAGAGCCTTGTGAAAGCG AAAGAGCTTGTCCTGCAGGCCATTCAGAAGGACCAGGAGGGGGAGAGGTCGgccgctctctctctgtactgcaGTGCCCTGGAGCACTTTGTCCCCGCTATTCACT ATGAGACGGACCGTCAACGTAAAGATGCCCTCAGGCAGAAG GTCAGCCAGTATGTGTCCAGAGCCGAGGAGCTGAAAGCGCTGGTGGCCTCAGACAACAGACTGAGCTTTGAGGAGGCCCGGACCTCCAGGGATGTCCTCCGAG AAATGTCCCGAGACCAACCACGGCTGCAGGCCGCTTTGGAGATGGCCTCTACTGCCATTACTAAG GAAGAGAATGGGCTGGATGATCATGTGGCCCTGGATGTGTACCAGCAGTGCTTAGGAGAACTACTGTTGGTGCTAGCAG CTGAGCCCCAGGGCCGCAGGAGAGAGCTGCTCCACAGTGAG ATTAAAAGCCTTATGACCAGAGCTGAATACCTCAAAAAGCATATCATG aTGCAGGAGACTCAGAGAGATGTGTCTCTGGATCGAGAACCTCTTGCAGACTCTGTCAGAAGCT CCTGCTGTTTGCAGTGA
- the si:ch1073-459b3.2 gene encoding growth arrest-specific protein 1 — protein MKCWCSALALLPWVLVAIDAQLICWQALLRCHDEPECDLAYSQYLAACEGNIRGTRRQCPSHCINALIRLNHTRSGPDLETCDCAQDLECLSAKQAIEPCLPRRYPSDAGGIGCMEARQRCEEDSNCHTSLTAYLSYCGQLFNGRKCSSKCKATIQQMLFIPNGMLLNRCVCDGVERPFCEVVKENMSKLCAIGDHNVISDQPDVEDIYEDEDYDPKGDREEVYPDHSSASQRSSSCMTLLFLSLARILY, from the coding sequence ATGAAATGTTGGTGCAGCGCCCTGGCACTTCTCCCATGGGTGCTGGTGGCCATAGATGCCCAGCTAATCTGCTGGCAGGCGCTTCTTCGGTGCCACGACGAACCTGAGTGTGATCTCGCGTACAGTCAGTACTTAGCGGCCTGTGAGGGGAACATCCGAGGGACGAGGAGGCAGTGTCCGAGCCACTGCATCAACGCGCTGATCAGGCTCAATCACACCCGCAGCGGGCCGGACCTGGAGACCTGCGACTGCGCCCAGGACCTGGAGTGCCTCAGCGCCAAACAAGCCATAGAGCCGTGCCTCCCCCGCAGATACCCGAGCGATGCCGGGGGGATAGGGTGCATGGAGGCCCGGCAGCGCTGCGAGGAGGACAGCAACTGCCACACCTCCCTCACGGCCTACTTGTCGTACTGCGGGCAGTTGTTCAATGGCAGGAAGTGCTCCTCAAAGTGTAAAGCCACCATTCAGCAGATGCTGTTCATTCCAAATGGCATGCTGCTCAACCGCTGTGTTTGCGATGGGGTAGAGAGGCCTTTCTGTGAAGTGGTCAAGGAGAACATGAGCAAACTTTGCGCCATAGGAGACCACAATGTTATTTCAGACCAGCCTGATGTGGAGGACATATATGAGGATGAGGACTATGACCCTAAAggtgacagagaggaggtgtATCCTGACCATTCCTCTGCTTCCCAGAGGTCGTCCAGCTGCATGACcctcctgtttctgtctctagCACGGATATTATACTGA
- the ulk3 gene encoding serine/threonine-protein kinase ULK3 isoform X2 produces MASASSFAPPKLADFILTERLGSGTYATVYKAYRKGDSREVVAVKVVAKKTLNKASTENLLTEIEILKTVRHPHIVQLKDFQWDAENIYLILEWCSGGDLSRFIRSRRILPERVARRFLQQIACALQFLHERNISHLDLKPQNILLSGSALKLADFGFAQYMSPWDEQSALRGSPLYMAPEMVCRRQYDSRVDLWSVGVILYEALFGRAPFASRSYAELEEKIRSNQPIELPPGARVSKDCRDLLLRLLERNPDARITFAEFFTHPFVDLEHMPSAESLVKAKELVLQAIQKDQEGERSAALSLYCSALEHFVPAIHYETDRQRKDALRQKVSQYVSRAEELKALVASDNRLSFEEARTSRDVLREMSRDQPRLQAALEMASTAITKEENGLDDHVALDVYQQCLGELLLVLAAEPQGRRRELLHSEIKSLMTRAEYLKKHIMMQETQRDVSLDREPLADSVRSSCCLQ; encoded by the exons ATGGCCTCAGCCTCAAGCTTTGCTCCTCCAAAATTGGCAGACTTCATCCTCACAGAGAGGCTGGGCAGCGGTACCTATGCTACAGTCTATAAAGCCTACAGAAAG GGGGACAGTCGAGAGGTGGTGGCAGTGAAGGTGGTTGCAAAGAAGACTTTAAACAAGGCATCTACAGAAAACCTGCTCACAGAGATTGAAATCCTCAAGACTGTGCGTCACCCTCATATAGTCCAGCTCAAAGACTTTCAG TGGGATGCTGAGAATATTTATCTGATTTTGGAGTGGTGTTCCGGTGGAGATCTCTCACGCTTCATCCGCAGTCGCAGGATTTTACCTGAGAGGGTGGCCCGCCGCTTCCTGCAACAGATAG CCTGTGCCCTACAGTTTCTCCATGAACGAAACATCTCACACCTGGACTTGAAACCTCAGAATATTCTTCTCAGTGGCTCTGCCCTCAAACTAGCAG ATTTTGGTTTCGCCCAGTACATGTCACCATGGGATGAGCAGAGTGCCCTGAGAGGCTCTCCTCTTTACATGGCTCCCGAGATGGTGTGCAGACGACAGTATGACTCCAGGGTGGATCTCTGGTCAGTTGGAGTCATTCTCTACG AGGCACTGTTTGGGCGAGCACCATTCGCATCAAGGTCTTATGCTGAATTGGAGGAGAAGATCCGGAGTAACCAACCTATTGAG CTCCCTCCCGGGGCCAGGGTGTCCAAAGACTGCAGGGACCTTCTGTTGCGGCTGCTGGAGAGAAATCCAGATGCCCGGATCACCTTTGCAGAGTTCTTCACTCACCCTTTTGTGGATTTGGAGCACATGCCAAGTGCAGAGAGCCTTGTGAAAGCG AAAGAGCTTGTCCTGCAGGCCATTCAGAAGGACCAGGAGGGGGAGAGGTCGgccgctctctctctgtactgcaGTGCCCTGGAGCACTTTGTCCCCGCTATTCACT ATGAGACGGACCGTCAACGTAAAGATGCCCTCAGGCAGAAG GTCAGCCAGTATGTGTCCAGAGCCGAGGAGCTGAAAGCGCTGGTGGCCTCAGACAACAGACTGAGCTTTGAGGAGGCCCGGACCTCCAGGGATGTCCTCCGAG AAATGTCCCGAGACCAACCACGGCTGCAGGCCGCTTTGGAGATGGCCTCTACTGCCATTACTAAG GAAGAGAATGGGCTGGATGATCATGTGGCCCTGGATGTGTACCAGCAGTGCTTAGGAGAACTACTGTTGGTGCTAGCAG CTGAGCCCCAGGGCCGCAGGAGAGAGCTGCTCCACAGTGAG ATTAAAAGCCTTATGACCAGAGCTGAATACCTCAAAAAGCATATCATG aTGCAGGAGACTCAGAGAGATGTGTCTCTGGATCGAGAACCTCTTGCAGACTCTGTCAGAAGCT CCTGCTGTTTGCAGTGA